The Streptococcus sp. 29896 genome includes a region encoding these proteins:
- the ruvA gene encoding Holliday junction branch migration protein RuvA: MYDYIKGILTKITAKYIVVETHGVGYLLQVANPYAYSGQVQQEVTVYTHQVIREDAHLLYGFMTEAEKSVFLSLISVSGIGPTTALAIIAVDDNDGLVRAIEQKNITYLTKFPKIGKKTAQQMILDLEGKLVMSEEAGPVQQVAPSSENIALDEAMEAMEALGYRPAELKKIKKFFDGTNDTAENYIKSALKMLMK, translated from the coding sequence ATGTACGACTATATCAAAGGAATTTTAACAAAAATCACTGCAAAGTATATTGTAGTAGAAACGCATGGAGTTGGTTATCTTTTACAGGTAGCCAATCCCTACGCTTACTCTGGGCAGGTCCAGCAAGAAGTGACTGTCTATACGCATCAAGTGATTCGTGAAGATGCTCATTTGCTTTACGGATTTATGACAGAAGCCGAAAAATCTGTTTTTCTCAGCCTGATTTCTGTTTCAGGCATCGGTCCGACAACAGCTCTAGCGATTATTGCAGTTGATGATAACGACGGTCTGGTGCGGGCTATTGAGCAGAAGAATATTACCTATCTGACCAAGTTTCCAAAAATAGGCAAGAAAACAGCCCAGCAGATGATTTTGGACTTGGAAGGCAAGCTTGTCATGAGCGAAGAAGCGGGTCCTGTTCAACAAGTAGCACCATCCAGTGAAAATATCGCTCTTGATGAAGCTATGGAAGCCATGGAAGCCCTTGGTTACCGACCAGCCGAACTCAAGAAAATCAAGAAATTCTTCGACGGTACCAACGACACCGCAGAAAACTACATCAAGTCAGCCCTTAAAATGTTGATGAAGTAA
- the spx gene encoding transcriptional regulator Spx, translating into MIKIYTVSSCTSCKKAKNWLNAHQLSYNEHNLGKESITKEEILNILTKTENGIASIVSSKNRYAKSLECDIEELSVSEVIDLITENPRILKSPILIDEKRLQVGYKEDDIRAFLPRSVRNVENAQARMRAAL; encoded by the coding sequence ATGATTAAAATTTATACTGTTTCTAGTTGTACAAGTTGCAAAAAAGCAAAAAATTGGCTGAATGCTCACCAGCTATCTTATAATGAGCACAACCTCGGTAAGGAATCCATTACCAAGGAAGAAATTTTGAATATCTTAACAAAAACAGAAAATGGGATTGCTTCAATCGTTTCTTCAAAAAACCGCTATGCCAAAAGTTTGGAATGCGATATTGAAGAATTGAGCGTCAGTGAAGTGATTGATTTGATTACTGAAAATCCGCGTATCTTAAAAAGTCCAATCTTAATTGACGAGAAACGCCTGCAGGTTGGTTATAAAGAAGACGATATTCGCGCTTTTCTTCCTCGCTCTGTTCGGAATGTTGAAAACGCCCAGGCAAGAATGCGGGCAGCTCTATAA
- a CDS encoding competence/damage-inducible protein A, with translation MKAELIAVGTEILTGQIVNTNAQFLSEKCAELGIDVYFHTAVGDNANRLLSVLEVASQRSDLVILCGGLGPTEDDLTKQTLAAFLGRNLVFDDEAMAKLDRFFASRPGRVRTPNNERQAQIVEGSFALQNPTGLAVGGMIEQDGVSYVVLPGPPSELKAMFTRSLQPLLIQSSQQLYSRVLRFFGIGESQLVTVLADLIDKQTDPTLAPYAKVGEVTLRLSTKATSQEVADQRLNQLEEEILQRDKLADYFYAYGEENSLVQTVAVRLVAKQESIAIVEQGTGGLLQAELSLALENQAYFSGGKVIGQQGTGSGRCWEEAGRIRQDLQADLGLSVSVLIKPESTEDNVLAKVCLALASTSGIAQMEVDLGGYSWSHIRQLAVMQALDFVRKTL, from the coding sequence ATGAAAGCAGAACTAATCGCGGTTGGGACAGAGATTTTGACAGGTCAAATCGTTAATACAAACGCCCAGTTTCTTTCGGAGAAATGTGCAGAGCTGGGAATTGATGTTTACTTCCACACAGCTGTGGGGGATAATGCAAACAGGCTTTTGTCTGTTCTGGAGGTGGCTAGCCAACGCAGTGATTTGGTTATCTTGTGTGGAGGTCTGGGGCCAACGGAAGACGACTTGACCAAGCAGACCTTGGCGGCCTTCTTAGGTAGAAACTTGGTTTTTGATGATGAGGCTATGGCAAAATTAGACCGCTTTTTTGCCAGTCGGCCAGGTCGTGTCCGTACGCCTAACAATGAACGTCAGGCACAGATTGTTGAGGGAAGCTTTGCCTTGCAAAATCCAACTGGTTTGGCAGTTGGAGGCATGATTGAGCAAGATGGGGTGTCCTATGTTGTCTTACCTGGTCCGCCTAGCGAACTTAAGGCTATGTTTACAAGAAGTTTACAGCCCTTGCTTATTCAGTCAAGTCAACAACTATACTCTCGTGTCCTACGCTTTTTTGGAATAGGGGAAAGTCAGTTGGTGACTGTTTTAGCAGATTTGATTGACAAGCAAACAGACCCGACTCTTGCTCCGTATGCAAAAGTGGGAGAGGTCACGCTTCGATTATCTACCAAGGCAACTAGCCAAGAAGTTGCAGATCAACGTCTGAATCAGTTGGAAGAAGAAATCTTGCAACGTGACAAACTGGCAGATTACTTCTATGCCTACGGTGAAGAAAATAGCCTGGTACAAACGGTAGCGGTTCGGTTGGTGGCGAAACAAGAAAGCATAGCCATCGTGGAGCAGGGTACAGGTGGCCTCTTGCAGGCTGAATTGAGCCTGGCTCTGGAAAATCAGGCTTATTTTAGCGGTGGGAAAGTCATCGGTCAGCAGGGAACGGGTTCGGGCAGGTGCTGGGAAGAAGCTGGTCGCATTCGGCAGGATTTGCAAGCGGATTTGGGGTTGTCTGTGTCGGTGCTTATCAAGCCAGAATCGACAGAGGACAACGTCCTTGCCAAGGTTTGTCTTGCTCTGGCAAGTACCTCTGGGATTGCCCAAATGGAGGTGGACCTGGGAGGGTATTCCTGGAGTCACATTCGTCAATTGGCGGTGATGCAGGCTCTTGATTTCGTACGAAAAACTTTGTGA
- a CDS encoding quinol oxidase: protein MTEFIASHSEDSHLSRTERRKRASRAVEEPTDFNPKDYKVAVWLPLFWSLLLSLLSVANPFLTFLASNLQSQNLYAGVAMQAGQVPYSDFFGTSGILFYLLTYLGSFFQTSIGLALLQFFCLVIAGIYLHKILAYFARSREVANQLLSWFYLLIGALNIGGITAPLYALPFVLTSVWFLVRYFERAVKDESFILFGIDAALVFLIYPKATILWVVSQLVLLVFNTRHRQLARGIYQTLASIFGFLLVLYSVGYYTFIEQILGLAIQQTFLFNFDFSFQLQSSLYLAIFLLVSGIFRGIFQPLFLPNRASNAFIRVFVLLTMLLQTVFIVYNANGDWSQATVLVPYGLILIAMSLKKEEEREDFSYLGWSFYLPLLVVGFFIGQPVYQYITQDYVREERQEVARYIQENTSQSDLIFAWDDSALLYLDAQRFSSATVITAEPYLETELSKSTLVYDLNRTNAKYILVNKDIPVLEEVQATLDSSYSELDLNLTQFRLYEKNN, encoded by the coding sequence ATGACGGAATTCATTGCTTCTCATTCAGAAGATAGCCATTTGTCACGTACAGAAAGAAGAAAAAGGGCAAGCCGTGCTGTTGAAGAACCTACGGACTTCAACCCCAAAGATTACAAGGTCGCAGTTTGGTTGCCACTTTTTTGGAGCTTATTGTTGAGTCTTTTGAGTGTTGCCAATCCCTTTTTGACCTTTTTAGCGTCTAATCTTCAAAGCCAGAATCTGTATGCTGGTGTAGCCATGCAAGCTGGCCAAGTTCCTTACAGTGATTTCTTTGGGACTAGCGGGATTCTGTTTTATCTATTGACCTACTTGGGGAGCTTTTTTCAAACCAGCATCGGTTTAGCGCTTCTCCAATTTTTCTGTCTGGTCATTGCAGGGATTTATCTTCATAAGATTTTAGCCTATTTTGCGCGTTCAAGAGAGGTTGCGAATCAGTTGCTTAGCTGGTTCTACCTGTTGATTGGAGCCCTGAACATAGGTGGGATTACGGCTCCTTTGTATGCCTTGCCGTTTGTCTTGACCTCGGTATGGTTCTTGGTGCGGTATTTCGAAAGGGCTGTAAAGGATGAGAGCTTTATCCTATTTGGAATTGATGCAGCCTTGGTTTTCTTGATTTATCCCAAGGCCACTATCCTCTGGGTGGTGTCTCAGTTGGTCCTTTTGGTCTTCAATACCCGTCACCGTCAGCTTGCAAGGGGGATTTATCAAACCTTAGCTTCTATTTTTGGCTTCCTTTTGGTCCTATACTCTGTCGGCTACTATACCTTTATTGAACAGATTTTGGGTTTGGCTATCCAACAGACCTTCCTCTTTAACTTTGACTTTAGCTTCCAGTTGCAGTCTTCGCTCTATCTGGCTATCTTTTTGCTGGTTTCAGGTATTTTTAGAGGAATTTTCCAACCTCTTTTCCTCCCCAATCGTGCCTCAAATGCCTTTATTCGCGTATTTGTCCTACTGACCATGCTTTTGCAGACTGTTTTCATCGTCTATAATGCCAATGGTGACTGGAGTCAGGCGACGGTTTTGGTACCTTATGGCCTCATTTTGATTGCCATGAGTCTTAAGAAAGAGGAGGAGAGAGAAGACTTTTCTTACCTTGGCTGGTCCTTCTATCTGCCCCTTCTAGTCGTTGGATTTTTCATCGGGCAGCCGGTTTACCAGTACATTACTCAGGATTATGTTCGTGAAGAGCGACAAGAGGTGGCGCGGTATATTCAGGAAAATACTAGCCAGAGCGACCTTATCTTTGCTTGGGACGACAGTGCCCTTCTGTATCTAGATGCCCAGCGCTTTTCATCGGCAACGGTTATCACCGCTGAACCTTATTTGGAAACGGAGTTGAGCAAGTCAACCCTTGTCTATGATTTGAACCGGACCAATGCTAAGTATATCTTGGTCAACAAGGATATACCGGTTTTGGAGGAAGTTCAGGCTACCTTGGACTCCTCTTATTCGGAGTTGGATTTGAATTTGACGCAGTTCCGTTTATATGAAAAAAATAATTGA
- a CDS encoding DNA-3-methyladenine glycosylase I, with translation MSRCAWVNPNNPLYIAYHDEEWGKPLHDEQALFELLCLESYQAGLSWEIVLNKRQAFRSAFFNYDVQKVAAMIDSELDRLLANPDIIRHKAKLYATRANAQAFLRVQEEFGTFEHYIWSWVDFTPIDNPVKSFRELPTKSDLSERLSKDLKKRGFKFVGPVCVYSYLQAAGLLNEHEVNCQYQ, from the coding sequence ATGTCCCGTTGTGCTTGGGTCAATCCCAACAATCCACTCTATATTGCTTACCATGATGAAGAATGGGGCAAGCCGCTACATGATGAGCAGGCTCTATTTGAGTTGCTCTGCTTGGAGTCCTACCAAGCTGGACTTTCCTGGGAAATTGTCCTCAACAAACGCCAGGCTTTCCGCTCTGCCTTTTTCAACTACGATGTTCAAAAGGTGGCAGCTATGATAGACAGCGAGTTGGATAGACTTCTGGCTAACCCAGATATTATTCGCCATAAGGCCAAGCTGTATGCGACCCGTGCCAATGCTCAGGCCTTTCTTCGAGTACAGGAGGAGTTTGGGACTTTTGAACACTATATCTGGTCTTGGGTTGACTTTACACCGATTGACAACCCTGTCAAGTCCTTCCGAGAGCTACCGACAAAGAGTGACCTATCCGAACGCCTGTCCAAAGATTTGAAAAAACGAGGCTTCAAATTTGTCGGTCCTGTCTGTGTTTATTCCTATTTACAAGCGGCGGGTTTACTGAATGAGCATGAGGTAAATTGCCAATATCAATAA
- the mutL gene encoding DNA mismatch repair endonuclease MutL, with protein MSQIIELPEILANQIAAGEVIERPASVVKELVENSIDAGASQIEIRIEEAGLKSIQITDNGEGIAPDQVALALRRHATSKIKNQADLFRIRTLGFRGEALPSIASVSHMTIETATDQHTHGLRLVSKGGVIESEEPISRPVGTQMTVSDLFYNTPARLKYVRSQQAELSHIADIINRLSLAHPEISFTLVNEGRELMRTAGTGKLRQAISGIYGIASAKKMVEIEAEDLDFRVSGYVSLPELTRANRNYISIFINGRYIKNFLLNRAILEGYGSKLMVGRFPLAVISIEIDPYLADVNVHPTKQEVRISKEKELMTLIREAIIKALKEQDLIPDALENLAQSSTRPRVKVKAEQGTLPLKESNLYYDALKQDCYLKPEVVAEEIKPLEEDTNLTEKTKEVDKSVNIKFAQRLEEELEDFDHPHLSSKELAKLADKLDQEETSTFPELEYFGQMHGTYLFAQGKTGLYIIDQHAAQERVKYEYYREKIGQVDNSAQQLLVPYIFEFPQNDAMNLTHKMDALRQVGVNLEEYGVNQFILREHPIWMKEEEIESGIYEMCDMLLLTDQVSIKQYRAELAIMMSCKRSIKANHALDDYSARDLLRQLSHCQNPYNCPHGRPVLVHFSKSDMEKMFRRIQENHTSLRELGKY; from the coding sequence ATGTCACAAATTATTGAATTACCAGAGATTTTAGCCAACCAGATTGCGGCGGGCGAGGTGATTGAACGTCCAGCCAGCGTGGTCAAGGAGTTGGTGGAGAACTCGATTGATGCAGGTGCGAGCCAGATTGAGATTCGCATTGAAGAAGCTGGACTCAAATCCATTCAAATCACAGACAACGGAGAGGGGATTGCTCCTGACCAGGTGGCATTGGCCCTGCGACGTCATGCGACCAGTAAGATTAAAAATCAGGCAGACCTTTTCCGCATTCGGACCTTGGGTTTTCGTGGTGAAGCCCTGCCGTCGATTGCCTCTGTCAGTCACATGACCATTGAAACGGCGACAGATCAACATACTCATGGTTTGCGTCTGGTTTCCAAAGGCGGAGTGATCGAGTCGGAGGAGCCGATCAGCCGCCCAGTCGGCACCCAGATGACTGTTTCGGACCTGTTTTACAATACACCAGCCCGTCTCAAGTATGTCCGCAGTCAACAAGCGGAGTTATCGCATATCGCAGACATCATCAACAGACTGAGCCTGGCCCATCCTGAAATTTCCTTTACCCTAGTTAACGAAGGGCGAGAATTGATGCGTACAGCAGGAACAGGCAAACTTCGTCAAGCTATTTCAGGCATTTACGGCATCGCTTCTGCCAAAAAAATGGTGGAGATTGAGGCGGAAGACCTGGATTTTCGTGTATCGGGTTATGTTTCCTTGCCAGAATTGACTCGTGCCAACCGCAACTATATTTCCATTTTCATCAATGGACGCTATATCAAGAACTTTCTGCTAAACCGTGCCATTTTGGAGGGCTACGGTAGCAAGCTCATGGTAGGTCGTTTTCCGCTGGCTGTGATTTCCATTGAGATTGACCCCTATCTCGCTGATGTCAATGTCCATCCGACTAAGCAAGAGGTCCGCATTTCCAAGGAAAAGGAACTCATGACCCTGATTCGCGAGGCTATTATCAAGGCTCTCAAGGAACAGGATTTAATTCCCGATGCCCTTGAAAACCTAGCTCAGTCTAGCACCCGTCCGAGAGTAAAGGTCAAAGCAGAGCAGGGAACCTTGCCCCTCAAGGAAAGCAATCTCTACTATGATGCCCTTAAGCAGGATTGCTACTTAAAACCAGAAGTAGTTGCCGAGGAAATCAAACCCTTGGAAGAAGACACCAACTTGACAGAAAAGACAAAAGAAGTTGACAAGTCTGTCAATATCAAATTTGCGCAGAGATTAGAAGAGGAACTGGAAGATTTCGACCATCCCCACCTGTCTTCAAAAGAATTGGCTAAATTAGCAGATAAATTAGACCAAGAGGAAACCTCAACATTTCCAGAATTAGAATACTTTGGGCAGATGCACGGTACTTACCTGTTTGCACAAGGGAAAACGGGGCTCTATATCATCGATCAGCACGCCGCACAGGAGCGGGTCAAATATGAATATTATCGTGAAAAGATTGGTCAGGTAGATAACTCCGCCCAGCAGTTATTAGTACCGTATATCTTTGAATTTCCTCAAAATGATGCCATGAATCTGACTCACAAAATGGACGCCCTCCGTCAAGTTGGTGTCAACTTGGAAGAGTATGGTGTCAACCAGTTTATCTTGCGGGAGCATCCTATCTGGATGAAGGAAGAGGAGATTGAGTCAGGCATTTATGAGATGTGCGATATGCTGCTCTTGACAGACCAGGTGTCTATTAAGCAGTATCGGGCAGAACTGGCAATCATGATGTCTTGTAAACGGTCAATCAAGGCCAACCATGCCTTGGATGACTATTCAGCACGCGACTTGTTGCGGCAATTATCTCATTGTCAAAACCCTTATAACTGCCCGCACGGCCGTCCAGTTTTAGTTCATTTTAGCAAATCGGATATGGAGAAGATGTTCCGTCGCATTCAGGAAAATCATACGAGTCTACGTGAACTAGGCAAGTATTAA
- a CDS encoding DUF1292 domain-containing protein has translation MSHHHHDHDHDHNHDEREMITLVDDQGNETLFEILLTIDGQEEFGKNYVLLVPAGADEDENGEIEIQAYSFIENENGTEGDLQPIPEDATAEWDMIEEVFNSFIEEEG, from the coding sequence ATGTCACATCATCATCATGACCATGACCACGATCACAACCACGACGAGCGCGAAATGATTACCCTCGTTGACGACCAAGGAAATGAAACCCTGTTCGAGATTCTTTTGACTATCGATGGCCAAGAAGAATTTGGTAAAAACTATGTCTTGCTTGTTCCTGCTGGAGCAGACGAAGATGAGAACGGCGAGATTGAAATTCAAGCTTACTCATTCATTGAAAATGAAAATGGTACGGAAGGCGATCTTCAACCAATCCCAGAAGATGCGACCGCAGAGTGGGATATGATTGAAGAAGTTTTCAACAGTTTCATCGAAGAAGAAGGCTAA
- a CDS encoding IreB family regulatory phosphoprotein, giving the protein MGFTEETVRFRLDDTNKQEISETLTNVYRSLDEKGYNPINQIVGYVLSGDPAYIPRYNDARNQIRKYERDEIVEELVRFYLKNNGIDL; this is encoded by the coding sequence ATGGGATTTACAGAAGAAACTGTCCGTTTCCGTTTAGATGATACCAATAAACAAGAAATCAGTGAAACCTTGACCAATGTGTATCGCTCGTTAGACGAGAAAGGGTATAATCCAATCAACCAGATTGTTGGCTATGTATTGAGTGGAGACCCAGCTTACATACCACGCTACAATGACGCTCGTAATCAAATCCGTAAGTATGAGCGCGATGAAATCGTAGAAGAATTGGTTCGCTTCTACTTGAAGAACAACGGGATTGACCTCTAA
- the recA gene encoding recombinase RecA, whose translation MAKKPGKKLEDITKKFGDERKKALDDALKTIEKDFGKGAIMRLGERAEQKVQVMSSGSLSIDIALGAGGYPKGRIIEIYGPESSGKTTVALHAVAQAQKEGGIAAFIDAEHALDPAYAAALGVNIDELLLSQPDSGEQGLEIAGKLIDSGAVDLVVVDSVAALVPRAEIDGDIGDSHVGLQARMMSQAMRKLSASINKTKTIAIFINQLREKVGVMFGNPETTPGGRALKFYASVRMDVRGNTQIKGTGDQKDQNVGKETKVKIVKNKVAPPFKEAVVEIMYGQGISQTGELIEIGSNLGIIQKAGAWYSYNGDKIGQGSENAKKFLAENPAIFEEIDRKIRVHYGLIEDDQAEVQEEAAPAIDSVEDVVLDLDGGIELED comes from the coding sequence ATGGCAAAAAAACCTGGTAAAAAATTAGAAGATATTACGAAAAAATTTGGTGATGAGCGTAAAAAAGCGCTCGATGATGCCTTAAAAACAATTGAAAAGGATTTTGGTAAAGGTGCCATTATGCGCCTTGGTGAGCGGGCTGAGCAAAAAGTGCAAGTCATGAGTTCAGGTAGCTTGTCCATTGATATTGCCTTGGGTGCTGGTGGTTATCCTAAAGGCCGTATCATTGAAATTTATGGCCCTGAGTCATCAGGTAAAACAACCGTTGCTCTTCATGCGGTTGCACAGGCGCAAAAAGAAGGTGGAATTGCTGCTTTTATCGATGCGGAGCATGCCTTGGATCCAGCTTATGCGGCAGCTCTTGGTGTCAACATTGACGAGTTGCTCTTGTCACAGCCAGACTCTGGTGAGCAAGGTCTTGAAATCGCAGGAAAGCTGATCGACTCTGGTGCAGTTGACTTGGTTGTTGTGGACTCTGTTGCTGCCCTAGTCCCACGTGCAGAAATCGATGGTGATATTGGTGATAGTCACGTTGGTTTGCAGGCTCGGATGATGAGTCAGGCTATGCGTAAGTTATCGGCTTCTATTAACAAAACCAAAACCATTGCAATCTTTATCAACCAGTTGCGTGAAAAAGTGGGTGTTATGTTTGGTAACCCTGAAACAACACCTGGTGGCCGTGCGCTGAAATTCTATGCATCAGTTCGTATGGATGTTCGTGGTAATACACAAATCAAGGGTACTGGTGACCAGAAAGATCAAAACGTCGGTAAAGAAACCAAGGTTAAGATTGTGAAGAACAAGGTAGCTCCTCCATTTAAGGAAGCTGTCGTGGAAATTATGTACGGTCAGGGGATTTCACAAACTGGTGAATTAATTGAAATCGGTAGCAATCTTGGCATCATTCAGAAAGCAGGAGCTTGGTACTCTTACAACGGTGATAAGATTGGTCAAGGTTCTGAAAATGCTAAGAAGTTCTTGGCAGAAAATCCAGCTATTTTTGAAGAAATTGATCGCAAGATTCGTGTGCATTATGGCTTGATTGAAGATGACCAAGCGGAAGTTCAAGAAGAAGCTGCTCCAGCTATCGACAGCGTTGAAGATGTTGTTTTGGACTTGGATGGCGGCATCGAATTGGAAGATTAA
- the ruvX gene encoding Holliday junction resolvase RuvX: MRIMGLDVGSKTVGVAISDPLGFTAQGLEIIAIDEEKGVFGLDRLRELVEQYKVEKFVIGLPKNMNNTSGPRVEASQAYGSLVEKEFQLPVDYQDERLTTVAAERMLIEQADVSRNKRKKVIDKLAAQLILQNYLDRTF, from the coding sequence ATGAGGATTATGGGATTAGATGTCGGTTCAAAGACAGTTGGTGTTGCCATTTCAGACCCACTTGGATTTACCGCCCAAGGTCTGGAAATCATCGCAATCGATGAAGAAAAGGGTGTCTTTGGATTGGACAGACTGCGTGAGCTGGTTGAACAATACAAGGTAGAAAAATTTGTTATTGGCTTGCCCAAGAACATGAACAATACAAGTGGTCCCCGAGTGGAGGCCAGTCAAGCCTACGGTTCCTTGGTTGAAAAGGAGTTTCAACTCCCAGTTGATTACCAGGATGAACGTTTGACTACAGTGGCTGCCGAGCGTATGCTGATTGAACAGGCAGATGTCAGCCGCAATAAGCGCAAAAAAGTTATTGATAAGTTGGCTGCCCAGCTGATTTTACAAAATTATTTAGATAGAACATTTTAA
- a CDS encoding bifunctional folylpolyglutamate synthase/dihydrofolate synthase, protein MKEWLDGKQGQVFRFKEEKMRYALELLGNPQEKVPLVHVAGTNGKGSTLAFLQKILESHGLRVGRFVSPHMVTIEDRILIQSEPIPTPRFWELVRQVHDLEVAVAQVYEGFRYFEVMVLVMFLHFQDQDLDLALIEVGIGGLHDSTNVIDPLMSLITSIGLDHQDLLGETIEDIAYQKAGIIKPHRLVLLGDLPLEAQQVCLQVASAKEAEVYQFGRDFGWNEDLFWSEGVEIHLDQLGLQGDHQRKNAALAVEASRLLLPLLGKEWKRECIALALAETSWMGRLELLVSEPAIYLDGAHNLSAIESLVAFIKEEDGPQTILFSALKRKDFQEMLACLERELPDVTLVLTSFSYDGAVKKDDLQWQGAWAEDYQGWLATWLKEGQGRLFVTGSLYFISEVRKWLLDQKK, encoded by the coding sequence GTGAAAGAATGGTTAGATGGAAAACAAGGTCAGGTTTTCCGCTTTAAAGAAGAAAAGATGCGCTATGCCTTGGAACTCTTGGGCAATCCGCAGGAGAAGGTGCCACTTGTTCATGTGGCTGGTACCAACGGAAAAGGGTCGACCCTTGCTTTCTTGCAAAAAATCCTAGAAAGCCATGGACTCCGTGTGGGGCGGTTTGTCTCCCCCCACATGGTGACCATCGAGGACCGTATCTTGATACAATCAGAGCCGATTCCTACTCCTCGATTTTGGGAATTGGTTAGGCAAGTGCATGATTTAGAGGTAGCAGTCGCGCAGGTCTATGAGGGCTTTCGATATTTTGAAGTAATGGTTCTGGTCATGTTTCTCCATTTTCAAGACCAGGATTTGGACCTAGCGCTGATTGAGGTGGGCATTGGTGGTCTGCACGATTCGACCAATGTCATTGATCCGCTAATGAGTTTGATTACTTCAATCGGTTTGGATCATCAGGACTTGTTGGGGGAGACGATAGAAGATATTGCTTATCAAAAAGCAGGGATTATCAAACCACATCGTCTAGTCCTCCTGGGTGATTTGCCGCTAGAAGCCCAGCAGGTATGTCTGCAAGTTGCTAGCGCTAAGGAAGCGGAAGTCTATCAATTTGGTCGTGATTTTGGTTGGAATGAAGATTTATTCTGGTCAGAGGGTGTAGAAATCCATTTGGATCAACTTGGTTTGCAGGGGGATCATCAGCGCAAGAACGCAGCACTTGCTGTGGAGGCCAGTCGTTTGCTCTTGCCTTTGTTGGGGAAAGAATGGAAGAGAGAATGTATTGCGTTAGCTTTGGCAGAGACAAGCTGGATGGGGCGCTTGGAATTGTTAGTGTCAGAACCCGCAATTTATCTAGATGGTGCCCATAATCTGTCGGCTATTGAGAGTTTAGTGGCTTTTATCAAAGAGGAGGATGGGCCTCAGACGATTCTTTTTTCGGCTTTGAAACGCAAGGATTTTCAAGAAATGCTAGCTTGTTTAGAAAGAGAATTGCCGGATGTGACGCTTGTTTTAACAAGTTTTTCATATGATGGGGCTGTAAAAAAAGATGATTTGCAGTGGCAGGGGGCCTGGGCTGAGGACTACCAAGGTTGGTTAGCAACCTGGCTCAAAGAGGGGCAAGGCAGACTGTTTGTGACGGGTTCTCTCTATTTTATCTCAGAAGTTCGAAAATGGCTTTTGGATCAAAAAAAATAA
- a CDS encoding helix-turn-helix domain-containing protein, which produces MDDKEFGRRLRQLRREKGLTMEQLCEDEKEISVRQLGRIEAGKSKPTLSKMNSIAKRLGVSLYQLMPDYKPLPAAYLQIKYDLLRTPTYGHPDLLQQRADLLQTVYEDYYDDLPEDEQVALDALQSTYDVIETKTSDFGHGIIAEYFHQIQIKDRFSLNDLLIIRLFVEHVRYHPDYSNAKEQLLALIKTLLTQQNHLAKADLFVLRDLLFAIVGLLGNWHVHHPMPDLFEAIDRIMQATQDFQKKAILSMLRWKYARHVEKSEEQAFHYYQEAIAFAQLIGNSHLVEQLEEDWKEETQ; this is translated from the coding sequence ATGGACGACAAGGAATTCGGAAGACGCTTGCGGCAATTGCGGCGTGAAAAGGGCTTGACCATGGAACAGCTGTGCGAGGATGAAAAAGAAATCTCTGTCCGTCAATTGGGAAGGATTGAGGCTGGAAAATCCAAGCCAACCCTATCTAAGATGAATAGTATTGCCAAGCGCTTGGGAGTCAGTCTCTATCAGTTGATGCCTGACTACAAACCCTTGCCTGCCGCCTATCTCCAAATCAAGTATGACTTGCTGCGGACACCGACTTATGGTCATCCAGACTTGCTGCAACAGCGGGCGGACTTGCTTCAGACGGTGTATGAGGACTACTATGATGACTTGCCTGAGGATGAACAGGTCGCCTTGGATGCCCTCCAATCCACCTATGATGTGATCGAGACCAAGACCAGTGATTTTGGGCATGGCATCATTGCTGAATATTTTCATCAAATTCAGATCAAGGATCGATTTAGCCTCAATGACTTGCTGATTATCCGACTGTTTGTGGAACATGTGCGCTATCATCCAGATTATTCAAACGCCAAAGAGCAGCTTTTGGCACTGATTAAGACCTTGCTGACGCAGCAAAATCATTTGGCCAAGGCCGATTTGTTTGTTTTGCGAGACCTCTTGTTTGCGATTGTTGGTCTTTTGGGAAATTGGCATGTCCACCATCCGATGCCGGATCTATTTGAAGCGATTGATCGTATCATGCAAGCCACCCAGGATTTTCAGAAAAAAGCTATCTTGTCCATGTTGCGCTGGAAATACGCCCGACATGTGGAAAAATCAGAAGAGCAAGCCTTTCATTATTATCAAGAAGCCATTGCTTTTGCTCAGTTGATTGGGAATTCGCATTTGGTAGAGCAATTGGAAGAAGATTGGAAAGAGGAAACCCAGTAA